The genomic window AGCCTTAGAAACTTATTTTAAAAATGAATGTCATTTATTAATAGTAGATTATGATATGCCAATTATGAATGGATATGAATTTTTATCGAAAATAAGAGAGAATGATGATGAAATATCTGCATTTATAATGAGTTCATATGATGATAAAGTTAAACTCAAAAATGCTATTTCTCTAAATTTATTAGATTATATTGTAAAACCTTATGAGTTAGATACTTTAAAAAATGTTTTATATAGATTTGTAAAAAATATCGAAAAAAGAAGTTTATTAAAATATCAGATTTCCCAAACTTGTTATTATGATATAAGAAAAAGAATAGTTTTTGATGAAGGAAGAGAATACAAACTTACCTCTTATGAAATAAAAATAATAGAGTATCTTTTTAAAAGAGTAAATCAAGTTGTTACATATGATGAATTATTGGATATTTTAGATTCTCAAAATCAAAAATCATTAATATCTTTAATCTATAAGATAAATAAAAAATTACCAATAAAGATTATAGAAAATATAAAAGATATTGGTTATAAGGTAAAAAAATAAAGT from Arcobacter sp. F2176 includes these protein-coding regions:
- a CDS encoding response regulator transcription factor, which codes for MNNLSILKELNVLYVDDDINACESLKKILQYYFKNVFISNNGKEALETYFKNECHLLIVDYDMPIMNGYEFLSKIRENDDEISAFIMSSYDDKVKLKNAISLNLLDYIVKPYELDTLKNVLYRFVKNIEKRSLLKYQISQTCYYDIRKRIVFDEGREYKLTSYEIKIIEYLFKRVNQVVTYDELLDILDSQNQKSLISLIYKINKKLPIKIIENIKDIGYKVKK